TTTAGTTCGGCACAAAGTTGCTGCCCGAAGCGTTGAACCGATTCATCCTTGCGCTCCGATAAAGCCTTTGCTCGACGGATTAAATGGGCCAAACACAGCTGGCGATGATTAATCCAGTTTTTATAGACTCCATAGTCGTCACTGATGAGAATGCCCTTCCAGTCCGCAATCAGAGATTCAAAGGCTTTTTGAGAGCGATTGGGGTGAACCAGAAAGAAACAGACCTTTTGATTGACCATGGCCCAAAGCCACTTAAGTTTGCCGTTTTCAAACCAGGAGGTCTCATCAATGCCGTTGACGCCGCAGGTTCTGGCAATCCGGCCGATGCGCTCATACACAGGTTTGATCGCTTCCGAGGCCCGATCCAGAATTTTCTGGATAGCGCCTACGGAGATGGGCACCTCCAGTACACTGTGGCAAAGACGCTGTACCGCCTGGCGGCTCATACCCTCGGCACCGCTGAGTTCGGCCATCAGAGCGCTAAAGCGGGGACCATAGCCGGATCGGATTTCAGCCGGCAGAGAAGCTTTAACTGTCTGTCCGCAGCACCGACATTTGCCGCGCTGCAGGATATAATGAGTAACGTCCATCTGGATCTTTGGCAGTTCAATCACCTGATGCGTGTAATAGGATTTCAACCGGCTGACGTTAAAGTCGCTACT
This is a stretch of genomic DNA from Candidatus Bathyarchaeota archaeon. It encodes these proteins:
- a CDS encoding transposase, with translation MEIKRPFSLHEWLSIPESVQKHIEAQDQAILHLMHQVEQLSKRIEELENRLNKNSQNSNKPPSSDGPFHPPRTEADRKKRKKGAQHGHKGNRQQLLKPTRIVKVAPQKCSCGSSDFNVSRLKSYYTHQVIELPKIQMDVTHYILQRGKCRCCGQTVKASLPAEIRSGYGPRFSALMAELSGAEGMSRQAVQRLCHSVLEVPISVGAIQKILDRASEAIKPVYERIGRIARTCGVNGIDETSWFENGKLKWLWAMVNQKVCFFLVHPNRSQKAFESLIADWKGILISDDYGVYKNWINHRQLCLAHLIRRAKALSERKDESVQRFGQQLCAEL